From a region of the Phragmites australis chromosome 21, lpPhrAust1.1, whole genome shotgun sequence genome:
- the LOC133903847 gene encoding uncharacterized protein LOC133903847 translates to MTPHLPVSSSHPAAQCRLLDSPPPPHHRRRRRRRVCGGPPLPPRRPRAPVRCCAATAPAPRTRVFVVSDLHTDYPANMDWVRRLPAEVGARVGGGGVDALVVAGDVAETRDNFVRTMKVLRERFGAVCYVPGNHDLWLRREGGRYMDSLEKLTALLDACSDLGVDTGPRMIGDLGIIPLYSWYHKSFDKEKDVNSVRVPSLEMACKDFHACQWPADLANDDEALALYFDKLNDKNHDAIEEVKNTSKQILTFSHFVPRQELCPEKRMLYYPYLPKVIGSDLLERRLRAIHSNRKDGSACHVFGHTHFCWDSVVDEIRYIQAPLAYPRERKRRMNGGEGWLPFCVYRDGFNPEIYPALWSDYYNKNKREPENTQLAPWVARHFAKYHKFH, encoded by the exons ATGACACCGCATCTGCCCGTGTCATCCTCCCATCCCGCCGCGCAGTGCCGCCTGCTAgactcgccgccgccgccgcaccaccGCCGACGGAGGCGGCGCCGGGTGTGTGGGggcccgccgctgccgccgcgccgcccgcgGGCGCCCGTCCGTTGCTGTGCGGCCACCGCGCCGGCGCCTCGGACGCGGGTGTTCGTGGTGTCCGACCTCCACACCGACTACCCGGCGAACATGGATTGGGTGCGGCGGCTCCCGGCCGAGGTCGGGGCGCGGGTAGGCGGAGGAGGGGTGGACGCGCTCGTCGTGGCCGGGGACGTGGCGGAGACGCGGGACAATTTCGTACGCACCATGAAGGTACTCAGGGAGCGGTTCGGGGCCGTCTGCTACGTGCCGGGGAACCACGACCTCTGGCTGCGCCGCGAGGGCGGCCGCTAC ATGGATTCGCTGGAGAAACTGACTGCATTGCTTGATGCGTGTAGTGATCTGGGTGTGGATACAGGCCCAAGAATGATAGGTGACTTGGGAATCATACCGTTATATTCATGGTATCACAAG AGCTTTGACAAGGAAAAGGATGTTAATAGTGTGCGCGTTCCTTCATTAGAGATG GCTTGTAAAGATTTTCATGCTTGTCAGTGGCCTGCTGACCTGGCAAACGATGATGAAGCTCTCGCTCTTTACTTTGACAAACTGAATGACAAGAATCATGATGCTATTGAAGAAGTAAAAAATACCAGCAAACAAATActaacattttcacattttgtACCAAG GCAAGAGTTATGTCCAGAGAAGCGGATGCTTTATTACCCATACCTTCCGAAGGTTATTGGCTCTGACCTTTTGGAGAGGAGACTGAGAGCTATACACAGTAACAGAAAAGATGGATCAGCTTGCCATGTTTTTGGACATACTCATTTCTGTTGGGATTCTGTGGTTGATGAGATCAG GTATATACAAGCACCTCTGGCATACCCTCGAGAAAGAAAACGGAGGATGAACGGCGGCGAAGGGTGGCTGCCATTTTGTGTGTACCGTGATGGTTTCAACCCTGAAATATACCCGGCTTTGTGGTCAGACTACTACAACAAGAACAAAAGGGAGCCTGAGAACACCCAGCTCGCGCCGTGGGTCGCCAGACATTTCGCGAAGTACCACAAGTTTCACTGA
- the LOC133903583 gene encoding alpha-galactosidase 1-like produces the protein MEGGAGYRRGSPPALLALLVAVVVACAVTDAKVVHVEEGHRRSMLANGLGSAPPMGWNSWNHFACHGNGEAVIRDTADALVSTGLAAAGYQHVNIDDCWAEPKRDAVGNLVANRKTFPHGIKALADYIHGKGLKLGIYSDAGFATCAKVQPGSLGHEEQDAKTFAAWGVDYLKYDNCNNGDLKPLERYPEMSKALMKAGRPIYFSLCEWGDMHPARWGAAYGNSWRTTNDIADTWDSMISTADQNEVWAEYARPGGWNDPDMLEVGNGGMANNEYVVHFSLWAISKAPLIIGCDVRNMSQETYDILANKEVIAVNQDPLGVQGKKVRMEGSSEIWAAPLSCYRTVVLLLNRHAKDEAAITAHWDDIGLPAGTAVEARDLWLHKTLDATFMDKMTFDVAPHSCRMFVLKPSLR, from the exons ATGGAGGGCGGCGCTGGCTATCGTCGTGGTTCGCCGCCGGCGCTGCTGGCGTTgctggtggcggtggtggtggcctgCGCCGTCACCGATGCCAAGGTAGTGCACGTGGAGGAGGGGCACCGGAGGAGCATGCTGGCCAATGGACTCGGTTCCGCGCCTCCCATGGG GTGGAACAGCTGGAATCACTTCGCCTGCCACGGCAACGGCGAGGCGGTCATCAGGGACACCG CCGACGCACTCGTGTCGACCGGGCTCGCTGCCGCCGGCTACCAACACGTCAACATCG ATGATTGCTGGGCAGAGCCAAAGCGTGACGCAGTG GGCAATCTCGTGGCCAACAGGAAGACGTTCCCGCACGGGATCAAGGCGCTCGCGGATTACATCCACGGCAAGGGGCTCAAGCTGGGGATCTACTCTGACGCAGG ATTCGCGACCTGTGCGAAGGTTCAGCCCGGGTCCCTCGGCCACGAGGAGCAGGACGCCAAAACTTTCGCGGCATGG GGAGTCGATTACCTCAAGTACGACAACTGCAACAACGGCGACCTGAAGCCGCTGGAGAG GTACCCTGAGATGAGCAAGGCCCTGATGAAGGCGGGCCGGCCGATCTACTTCTCGCTGTGCGAATG GGGCGACATGCACCCGGCGCGGTGGGGAGCGGCCTACGGCAACAGCTGGAGGACCACCAACGACATCGCCGACACCTGGGACAG CATGATCTCGACGGCGGACCAGAACGAGGTGTGGGCGGAGTACGCGCGCCCCGGCGGCTGGAACG ATCCGGACATGCTCGAGGTGGGCAACGGGGGGATGGCGAACAACGAGTACGTCGTGCACTTCAGCCTGTGGGCTATCTCCAAG GCGCCGCTCATCATCGGCTGCGACGTGAGGAACATGTCGCAGGAGACGTACGACATCCTGGCCAACAAGGAGGTGATCGCCGTCAACCAAG ATCCTCTCGGCGTGCAGGGGAAGAAGGTAAGGATGGAGGGGAGCAGCGAGATCTGGGCGGCGCCGCTTTCCTGTTACCGGACGGTGGTGCTCCTGCTCAACCGGCACGCGAAGGATGAGGCCGCGATCACCGCGCACTGGGACGACATCGGCCTCCCCGCCGGCACGGCCGTCGAGGCCAGGGACCTGTGGCTG CACAAGACGCTGGACGCCACGTTCATGGACAAGATGACCTTCGACGTCGCGCCGCACTCGTGCAGGATGTTCGTGCTCAAGCCTAGTCTCCGGTGA